A single window of Hymenobacter sp. APR13 DNA harbors:
- a CDS encoding alpha-2-macroglobulin family protein, whose protein sequence is MLSKTLSRLPLLVLLALLCACSKSGSEAGQDPNGEEIDPYQNLVFQFAEAVVTPELQDRWDTVQVVSFEPAVRGKFKWTSDRELVFSPSTPFKPSTNFKATLRKEALPEGKRNAELPENRQKFHTPYLELQEPQAFWGRSSRAAGTAEMRVELPFNYAVKPADVKPLLRVTQDGQPVAFEVSGEPGEVVRVRLNQQVRPGTPLTVALAQGLHAVGSDQPSTADYETQVTVPDPEALQVTTIEGSLKNADPMVLITTNQPVTATDLQSYITVSPQVAYEVEETENGVRLKGGFEVGRTYQIGVNQGLRGALGGMLGEGVTQSVSFSDERPTISFGSAEKAMYLDALGSRNLGVRINEVNQVKVTIAKVYANNIQQLLRGGSQYGYPEYDGEESSEEEDDGGEYVDRSFQYYDVENLGNVLTERTYTVSGLPKAQGLRLLNLNLKDLEFSGGLKGLYVIKVQDTERQWLQVSKLVAVSDIGLIVKQGKAGSTLVFANSIRNAKPLSGVELRYISTNNQVMGTGLSNGDGVARFDSTAANGRFKLGMVMAQQGNDFTFLDLSRSRVETSRFEVGGLQTNAARYQAFLYGDRDLYRPGDTIQTNTVLRTDAWQAPPKGLPVKIRLLLPTGKEYASLQKTLNAAGSFEARFILPPAVMTGLYTLEVLTGNDVLLTSRQLSVEEFIPDRMKVTVKADRAVVKPGQSISAQITAQNLFGPPAADRKFEVEFSLKEKAFNPKGFEQFTFAINSGERRRGNYGDLESTPIADRFEKTTREGTTDAAGRGTATYEVPDYTDLGTLEGAAFTTVFDETGRPVNRLATFEVQTQPVLFGIRSADDLVSTGQPLAVQLAALTPAGQPTTAQARVQVVRLLWETVIERQGGRYVYNSQKREEVVLNRVVSVKGAGQDAGLNFTPTYSGEYEIRVSGTGAVTYVARRVYAYGYGDTQSNSFEVNNEGEVTIEADKPKYEPGDVAHLLLKTPFPGRVLVTVERDRVLDHFYVTTDEKSAKVDVPIRGNHVPNIYVTATAIREIKDNRLPLTVARGFVPLTVEKPGARLQVAIKAPAQSRSQTAQTIEVTTAPGAQVTLAMVDEGILQMKDYRTPDPYGYFYQKRALEVQAYDVYPFLLPELGSSSTGGDGYDLSRRTTPVPNRRVRLLAKWSGVLTADASGKVRYKLQIPQFSGAIRIMAVAYKGDAFGSAEHTMKVADPVVISTALPRFLSPDDTAYVLVTMTNTLNHGVTGYVGMQATGALFRTKPGSAGPNLVGEELVSIGAGKEIQLGFRVLAKNAIGIGTLTPNFFNSNTNESFKETIEIPVRPASPLQKRTGAGVVAGGAAQQLNLRTDFLPSSLRSQLVVSRSPMTEFAKDLRYLLQYPYGCLEQTVSAAFPQLYYGDLAATLGQKNGPGTKHQALSTKYNPNYHVQEAIRKVEAQQMYNGSLSYWPGGDYDNWWATAYAAHFLLEAQQAGFDVNKNVLDRVLRYLQARVRKRETDTYNIIQTGGVIQPVTLAKKEISYSLYVLAVAGRPDAVGLNYYKANRKLLPEDSRWVLACAFALSGNQRSYREALPTRFGVQSIAGRQLDGAFSSPIRDEALVLNALLAADPANAQVNVLARQLSRQVKQAGWLSTQERAFALLALGKLARKNAGSTVTASLLADGKAIGNFSGKDLTVSNVANRQLALRTSGKGSLYYFWETEGISPTGQIREEDAYLQVRRQFLNRTGQPVGSTSFRQNDLVVVKITIQSAESAGEVKNVAITDLLPAGLEIENPRIGAVRDITWATDAAQPDYLDVRDDRINLFTTVTPQPKSFYYLCRAVSKGTFKLGPVSADAMYNAEYHSYAGSGVVRVR, encoded by the coding sequence ATGCTATCGAAAACACTTTCCCGCCTGCCGCTGCTGGTGTTGCTGGCTTTGCTGTGCGCCTGCTCCAAGTCCGGCTCCGAGGCCGGCCAGGACCCCAACGGCGAGGAAATTGACCCGTACCAGAACCTCGTGTTTCAGTTTGCCGAGGCCGTGGTGACGCCCGAGCTGCAGGACCGCTGGGATACGGTGCAGGTGGTGAGCTTCGAGCCGGCCGTGCGCGGCAAGTTCAAGTGGACGTCGGACCGGGAGCTGGTGTTTTCGCCCAGCACGCCGTTCAAGCCCAGCACGAACTTCAAGGCCACGCTGCGCAAGGAGGCCCTGCCCGAAGGCAAGCGCAACGCCGAGCTGCCCGAAAACCGCCAGAAATTCCACACGCCCTACCTGGAGCTACAGGAGCCGCAGGCATTCTGGGGCCGCTCCAGTCGGGCCGCCGGCACCGCCGAGATGCGCGTGGAGCTGCCCTTCAACTACGCCGTGAAGCCCGCCGACGTGAAGCCCCTGCTGCGCGTGACCCAGGACGGACAACCCGTGGCCTTTGAGGTGAGCGGAGAGCCGGGCGAGGTGGTGCGCGTGCGCCTCAACCAGCAGGTGCGCCCCGGCACGCCGCTCACCGTGGCGCTGGCCCAGGGCTTGCACGCCGTGGGCAGCGACCAGCCTAGCACCGCCGACTACGAAACCCAGGTAACCGTGCCCGACCCCGAGGCCCTGCAGGTAACCACCATCGAAGGCTCGCTGAAAAACGCCGACCCGATGGTGCTCATCACCACCAACCAGCCCGTCACGGCCACCGATTTGCAGAGCTACATCACCGTGTCGCCGCAGGTGGCCTACGAGGTGGAGGAAACGGAAAACGGCGTGCGGCTGAAAGGCGGCTTCGAGGTGGGCCGCACTTACCAGATTGGCGTGAACCAGGGCCTGCGCGGAGCGCTGGGTGGGATGCTGGGTGAGGGTGTGACGCAGTCGGTGAGCTTCTCCGACGAGCGGCCTACCATCAGCTTCGGCAGCGCTGAGAAGGCCATGTACCTCGACGCTCTGGGCTCCCGCAACCTGGGCGTGCGCATCAACGAGGTAAACCAAGTGAAGGTGACCATTGCCAAGGTGTACGCCAACAACATTCAGCAGCTGCTGCGCGGCGGCAGCCAGTACGGCTACCCCGAGTACGACGGCGAGGAAAGCAGCGAGGAAGAAGACGACGGGGGCGAGTACGTGGACCGCTCCTTCCAGTACTACGACGTGGAGAACCTGGGCAACGTCCTCACGGAGCGCACCTACACCGTGTCGGGGCTGCCGAAGGCGCAGGGGCTGCGGCTGCTGAACCTGAACCTCAAAGACCTGGAGTTTTCGGGCGGGCTGAAAGGCCTGTACGTGATAAAGGTGCAGGACACCGAGCGGCAGTGGCTGCAGGTAAGCAAGCTGGTGGCCGTTTCGGACATCGGGCTGATTGTGAAGCAGGGCAAGGCCGGCAGCACGCTGGTGTTTGCCAACTCCATCCGCAACGCCAAGCCGCTTTCCGGCGTGGAGCTGCGCTACATCAGCACCAACAACCAGGTGATGGGCACCGGCCTTTCCAACGGCGACGGTGTGGCCCGCTTCGACAGCACCGCCGCCAACGGCCGCTTCAAGCTAGGCATGGTGATGGCCCAGCAGGGCAACGACTTCACCTTCCTCGACCTGAGCCGCAGCCGCGTGGAAACCTCCCGCTTCGAGGTGGGCGGCCTGCAAACCAACGCCGCCCGCTACCAGGCCTTCCTCTACGGCGACCGGGACCTGTACCGCCCCGGCGACACCATCCAGACCAACACTGTACTGCGCACCGACGCCTGGCAGGCCCCGCCCAAGGGGCTGCCGGTAAAAATCCGGCTGCTGCTGCCCACTGGCAAGGAGTACGCCAGCCTGCAGAAAACCCTGAACGCGGCCGGCTCCTTCGAGGCCCGCTTCATCCTGCCCCCGGCCGTGATGACCGGCCTCTACACCCTGGAAGTGTTAACAGGCAACGATGTGCTGCTGACGTCGCGCCAGCTCTCGGTAGAGGAGTTTATTCCAGACCGCATGAAGGTGACGGTGAAGGCCGACCGCGCCGTGGTGAAGCCCGGGCAGTCGATTTCGGCGCAGATTACGGCCCAGAACCTGTTCGGTCCACCCGCCGCCGACCGCAAGTTTGAAGTGGAGTTTTCCTTGAAGGAAAAAGCCTTCAACCCCAAAGGCTTCGAGCAGTTCACCTTCGCCATCAACAGCGGGGAGCGGCGGCGCGGCAACTACGGCGACCTGGAATCGACGCCCATTGCCGACCGTTTCGAGAAGACCACCCGCGAAGGCACCACCGACGCCGCCGGCCGCGGCACCGCCACTTACGAAGTCCCCGACTACACCGACCTGGGCACGCTGGAAGGCGCGGCCTTCACCACGGTGTTCGATGAAACCGGCCGCCCGGTAAACCGCCTGGCCACCTTCGAGGTGCAGACCCAACCGGTGCTGTTCGGCATTCGGAGCGCCGATGATTTGGTGAGCACCGGCCAGCCGCTGGCCGTGCAGCTGGCGGCCCTCACGCCGGCCGGCCAGCCCACCACGGCCCAGGCCCGGGTGCAGGTGGTGCGCCTGCTCTGGGAGACAGTGATTGAGCGCCAGGGCGGCCGCTACGTGTACAACTCGCAGAAGCGCGAGGAAGTGGTACTCAACCGCGTGGTGTCGGTGAAAGGCGCGGGCCAAGACGCCGGCCTGAACTTCACGCCCACTTACTCCGGCGAGTACGAAATCCGGGTATCGGGCACCGGGGCCGTGACCTACGTGGCCCGGCGCGTGTACGCCTACGGCTACGGCGACACCCAGAGCAACTCGTTCGAAGTGAACAACGAGGGCGAGGTGACCATTGAGGCCGACAAGCCCAAGTACGAGCCCGGCGACGTGGCCCACCTGCTGCTGAAAACGCCCTTCCCCGGCCGCGTGCTCGTGACCGTGGAGCGGGACCGGGTGCTCGACCACTTCTACGTGACCACCGACGAGAAATCGGCCAAGGTGGACGTGCCCATCCGGGGCAACCACGTGCCCAACATCTACGTGACGGCCACCGCCATCCGCGAAATTAAGGACAACCGCCTGCCACTCACCGTGGCCCGGGGCTTCGTGCCGCTGACGGTGGAGAAGCCCGGCGCGCGCCTGCAAGTCGCCATTAAGGCACCCGCCCAAAGCCGCTCCCAAACCGCCCAAACCATTGAAGTAACCACCGCCCCCGGCGCGCAGGTGACGCTGGCCATGGTGGACGAGGGCATTCTGCAGATGAAGGACTACCGTACGCCCGACCCCTACGGCTACTTCTACCAGAAGCGCGCCCTGGAAGTGCAGGCCTACGACGTGTACCCCTTCCTGCTGCCCGAGCTGGGTTCCAGCAGCACCGGCGGCGACGGTTACGACCTCTCGCGCCGCACCACGCCCGTGCCCAACCGCCGGGTGCGCCTGCTCGCCAAATGGAGCGGCGTCCTCACCGCCGACGCCAGCGGCAAGGTGCGCTACAAACTGCAAATTCCGCAGTTCAGCGGGGCCATCCGCATCATGGCCGTGGCCTACAAAGGCGACGCCTTTGGCTCGGCCGAGCACACCATGAAAGTGGCCGACCCGGTAGTTATTTCAACGGCCCTCCCCCGCTTCCTCAGCCCCGACGACACGGCTTATGTACTTGTCACCATGACCAATACGCTAAACCACGGGGTCACTGGCTATGTAGGTATGCAAGCCACAGGTGCTCTGTTCCGCACTAAACCCGGTTCGGCGGGACCAAACCTGGTGGGAGAAGAGCTTGTAAGCATCGGCGCCGGCAAAGAAATACAATTAGGCTTCCGTGTCCTTGCGAAGAATGCAATTGGCATAGGTACATTGACACCTAACTTTTTTAATTCTAACACCAACGAATCGTTTAAGGAAACTATTGAAATTCCGGTCCGGCCCGCTTCGCCGCTGCAGAAGCGTACGGGGGCGGGCGTGGTGGCGGGCGGTGCGGCCCAGCAGCTGAACCTGCGCACCGACTTCCTGCCTTCCTCCCTGCGGAGCCAGCTGGTGGTGAGCCGCTCGCCCATGACGGAGTTTGCCAAGGACCTACGCTACCTGCTGCAATACCCCTACGGCTGCTTGGAGCAAACCGTGTCGGCCGCCTTCCCGCAGCTGTACTACGGCGACCTGGCCGCCACCCTGGGCCAGAAGAACGGCCCAGGCACTAAGCACCAGGCACTAAGCACTAAATACAACCCCAACTACCACGTGCAGGAAGCCATCCGAAAGGTGGAAGCCCAGCAGATGTACAACGGCAGCCTCAGCTACTGGCCCGGCGGCGACTACGACAACTGGTGGGCCACCGCCTACGCCGCCCACTTCCTGCTGGAAGCCCAGCAAGCCGGCTTCGACGTGAACAAGAACGTGCTGGACCGGGTGCTGCGCTACCTGCAGGCCCGCGTCCGCAAGCGCGAAACCGACACCTACAACATCATCCAGACCGGCGGCGTGATTCAGCCCGTGACGCTGGCTAAGAAGGAAATATCCTACTCGCTCTACGTGCTGGCTGTGGCCGGCCGCCCCGATGCTGTGGGCCTGAACTACTACAAAGCCAACCGCAAGCTGCTGCCCGAGGATTCGCGCTGGGTACTGGCCTGCGCTTTCGCCCTGAGCGGCAACCAGCGCAGCTACCGGGAGGCCCTGCCCACCCGATTTGGGGTGCAGTCCATAGCCGGCCGCCAGCTCGACGGCGCCTTCTCCTCCCCCATCCGCGACGAGGCCCTGGTGCTCAACGCCCTGCTCGCCGCCGACCCCGCCAACGCCCAGGTGAACGTGCTGGCCCGCCAACTCAGCCGCCAGGTGAAGCAGGCTGGCTGGCTCAGCACCCAGGAACGCGCCTTCGCGCTGCTGGCCCTCGGCAAGCTGGCCCGCAAAAACGCCGGCAGCACCGTTACGGCCAGTCTGCTGGCCGACGGCAAGGCCATTGGCAACTTCTCGGGCAAGGACCTCACGGTAAGCAACGTGGCCAACCGCCAGCTGGCCCTGCGTACCAGCGGCAAGGGTAGCCTCTACTACTTCTGGGAAACCGAGGGCATCTCGCCCACCGGCCAAATCCGCGAGGAAGACGCCTACCTGCAAGTGCGCCGCCAGTTCCTGAACCGTACCGGCCAGCCCGTGGGCAGCACCAGCTTCCGCCAGAATGATTTGGTGGTCGTGAAAATCACCATCCAATCAGCTGAGTCGGCCGGAGAGGTGAAGAACGTGGCCATTACCGACCTGCTCCCCGCCGGCCTGGAAATCGAAAACCCGCGTATCGGGGCCGTGCGCGACATCACCTGGGCCACCGATGCCGCCCAACCGGACTACCTCGACGTGCGCGACGACCGAATCAACCTCTTCACCACCGTCACGCCCCAGCCCAAGTCGTTCTACTACCTCTGCCGCGCCGTCTCGAAAGGCACCTTCAAGCTCGGCCCCGTCAGCGCCGACGCCATGTACAACGCCGAGTACCACAGCTACGCCGGCAGCGGCGTGGTGCGGGTGCGGTAA
- a CDS encoding efflux RND transporter periplasmic adaptor subunit has translation MNHTLLRPLAFAASLLALASCGKKEDEKAAGPPPATPVTLVAARTTDAVYYDEYPATVVALNQVELRSQVAGFITRIYFKDGDVVRKGQPLYEVDRRKYQAAYQQALAGLRSAQAVVQNAQVNLNRYQRLAQQDAIAKQIVDNAATSYSTAQAQVAEAQANVALARTDLDYSVINAPFTGRIGISQVRLGAQVSPGTTLLNTISAEDPMGVDFVIPDTDLSRFADLQRQGGQDSTFRLMLPDGTRYAQPGKMLAIDRGVNQQTATVQIRVQFSNPKRELKDGMSTVLNVLNRQSGRRLVVPFKAVVEQMGENFVFIAGDSSKAVQRKVQLGPRLRDQIVIMNGIQDGDKVVTEGLNRLRDGGQITTGAPATAPTAAK, from the coding sequence ATGAACCATACCCTCCTCCGTCCCCTCGCCTTTGCCGCCAGCCTGTTGGCGTTGGCCAGCTGCGGCAAGAAAGAAGACGAAAAAGCTGCCGGGCCGCCGCCGGCTACGCCCGTGACGCTGGTTGCCGCCCGCACCACCGACGCCGTGTACTACGACGAGTACCCGGCCACCGTGGTGGCTCTCAACCAGGTGGAGCTGCGCAGCCAGGTGGCCGGGTTCATCACCCGCATCTACTTTAAAGACGGCGACGTGGTGCGGAAGGGGCAGCCGCTGTATGAGGTGGACCGCCGCAAGTACCAGGCCGCCTACCAGCAAGCCCTGGCCGGCCTGCGCAGCGCCCAGGCCGTGGTGCAGAACGCCCAGGTGAACCTGAACCGCTACCAGCGCCTGGCCCAGCAGGACGCCATTGCCAAGCAGATTGTGGACAACGCCGCCACCAGCTACTCCACCGCCCAGGCGCAGGTGGCCGAGGCCCAGGCCAACGTGGCCCTGGCCCGCACCGACCTCGACTACTCCGTGATTAACGCGCCGTTTACGGGCCGCATTGGCATTTCGCAGGTGCGGCTGGGGGCGCAGGTGAGCCCCGGCACCACGCTGCTCAACACCATCAGCGCCGAGGACCCGATGGGCGTGGACTTCGTGATTCCGGACACCGACCTGAGCCGCTTCGCCGACTTGCAGCGCCAGGGCGGCCAGGATTCCACCTTCCGCCTCATGCTGCCTGATGGCACGCGCTACGCCCAGCCCGGCAAGATGCTGGCCATCGACCGGGGCGTAAACCAGCAAACCGCTACCGTACAGATTCGGGTGCAGTTCTCGAATCCCAAGCGGGAGCTGAAGGACGGCATGAGCACCGTGCTCAACGTGCTCAACCGGCAGTCGGGACGCCGGCTGGTGGTGCCGTTTAAGGCCGTGGTGGAGCAGATGGGCGAGAACTTCGTGTTCATCGCCGGCGACAGCAGCAAGGCCGTACAGCGCAAAGTGCAGCTCGGCCCCCGCCTCCGCGACCAGATCGTGATAATGAACGGCATCCAGGACGGCGACAAAGTGGTAACCGAAGGCCTCAACCGCCTCCGCGACGGCGGCCAGATAACCACCGGCGCGCCCGCTACCGCCCCTACTGCCGCTAAGTAA
- a CDS encoding TolC family protein, producing MKHVHQALRLLLGLLWLAPSAGLAQTTAPSLPPNQELTLDQCLNVALANQPLLRQARVDQEITRSENQIALAGWLPQVGLQGTAQHYFQLPFTIFPDPATGTLTPRQIGVRNVTTVGLSGTQSIYNNDVLLAARSKRFNNQAATQNTVNVKIATVSDVSKGFYDVLLAQRQLEVFSQDIARLQRNYRDARARYETGIADKTEYLQAEISLNNSLAGRKQSQEAIKARLAYLKQLMGVPPERPLALQYDTLKLELDATMDTAVVLNISNRIEIQQLQTQRSLQDLTVDYYRFGFLPSLSAFANYNSVFQNNSASDLYRTRFPNSYAGLQLGLPIFTGFRRLQNVRRARLLNTRLDEDVSNTRNQINTEYATALANYKGYYTQYLLGKRNLEASKEVYNVINLQYREGIRAYIDLIVAQTTLRTSQLNYYTALFQLLSSKVDLLRALGELPTEY from the coding sequence ATGAAACACGTACACCAGGCGCTCCGGCTTCTGCTAGGTTTGCTGTGGCTTGCTCCCAGCGCGGGACTGGCCCAGACCACTGCCCCCTCCTTACCGCCCAACCAAGAGCTTACCCTCGACCAATGCCTGAATGTGGCGCTGGCTAATCAGCCGTTGCTGCGGCAGGCCCGCGTTGATCAGGAAATTACCCGCTCCGAAAATCAGATTGCGCTGGCTGGCTGGCTGCCGCAGGTGGGGTTGCAGGGCACGGCGCAGCATTACTTTCAGCTGCCCTTCACCATCTTCCCCGACCCCGCCACCGGTACGCTTACGCCCCGCCAGATTGGGGTGCGCAACGTGACCACCGTGGGCCTGAGCGGGACGCAGTCTATTTACAACAACGACGTGCTGCTGGCCGCCCGCAGCAAGCGGTTCAACAACCAGGCCGCCACCCAGAACACGGTGAACGTGAAGATTGCCACGGTTTCGGACGTGAGCAAGGGCTTCTACGACGTGCTGCTGGCCCAGCGCCAGCTGGAGGTGTTCAGCCAGGATATTGCCCGCCTGCAGCGCAACTACCGCGACGCCCGGGCCCGCTACGAAACCGGCATTGCCGATAAAACCGAGTATCTGCAGGCCGAAATTTCCCTCAACAACTCCCTGGCCGGCCGCAAACAGTCGCAGGAGGCCATTAAGGCGCGGCTGGCCTACCTCAAGCAGTTGATGGGCGTGCCTCCCGAGCGGCCCCTGGCCCTGCAATACGACACCCTGAAGCTGGAATTGGATGCCACCATGGACACGGCCGTGGTCCTGAACATCAGCAACCGCATCGAAATCCAGCAGCTACAGACGCAACGGTCCTTGCAGGACCTGACGGTGGACTACTACCGATTCGGTTTTCTGCCGTCGTTGTCGGCGTTTGCCAACTACAACTCGGTGTTTCAGAACAACTCGGCCAGCGACCTGTACCGCACCCGCTTCCCGAACTCCTACGCCGGTTTGCAGCTCGGTCTGCCCATTTTCACCGGCTTCCGGCGGCTGCAGAACGTGCGCCGCGCCCGCCTGCTCAACACCCGCCTCGACGAGGACGTGAGCAACACCCGCAACCAGATCAACACCGAGTACGCCACGGCGCTGGCCAACTACAAGGGCTACTACACGCAGTACCTGCTGGGCAAGCGCAACCTGGAAGCCTCTAAGGAAGTGTACAACGTCATCAACCTGCAGTACCGGGAAGGCATCCGCGCCTACATCGACCTGATTGTGGCCCAGACCACCCTGCGCACCTCCCAGCTCAACTACTACACCGCCCTGTTCCAGCTCTTGAGCAGCAAAGTAGACCTGCTTCGCGCCCTCGGCGAGCTGCCGACGGAGTATTAA
- a CDS encoding transposase — MDSGLYQDKYRIASTRWHGYDYSQNGAYFVTICTHSRRRYFGEIQAGQAIGKAAVLTPTPLAERALTCWQEIPDHFAFAVPDAFVVMPDHVHGIIFFHKPDTNTEAAATFGPQSQNLAAVVRGFKVGVKAWATRAGVEFTWQRRYFDRVIRNEVELQKAREYIRNNPSQWSADHDKADGLFR, encoded by the coding sequence ATGGACTCCGGGCTGTATCAAGATAAATACCGCATTGCTTCAACTCGCTGGCATGGATACGACTACAGCCAGAACGGTGCGTATTTCGTCACTATCTGCACGCATAGCCGACGCCGGTATTTTGGGGAGATACAAGCTGGACAAGCCATAGGTAAAGCAGCAGTATTGACTCCCACTCCTCTGGCAGAGCGGGCCTTGACATGTTGGCAGGAAATACCGGACCACTTTGCTTTTGCAGTACCGGACGCTTTTGTCGTGATGCCTGACCATGTACACGGCATCATCTTCTTCCACAAACCGGATACGAATACGGAAGCCGCTGCCACGTTCGGCCCACAAAGCCAAAATTTGGCGGCTGTCGTGCGGGGCTTCAAAGTAGGCGTGAAGGCCTGGGCAACGCGTGCCGGCGTGGAATTTACGTGGCAGCGGAGGTACTTTGACCGGGTGATTCGCAATGAAGTCGAGCTACAGAAAGCACGGGAATACATTCGCAATAATCCATCCCAATGGTCGGCTGACCACGACAAAGCAGATGGTTTGTTCCGTTGA
- the pbpC gene encoding penicillin-binding protein 1C, giving the protein MKRRPLYRLLAGFGLLLLLLLGLDFAFPVPPAPQYSPLVLAADGSVLHAYLNPTQKWRMKTELREITPVLRAAIIEKEDRWFRWHFGVNPVALVQAAGRNLFGTGRTTGASTITMQVARLLEPKERTLPNKLLEMARAVQLESHYSKDEILQLYLNLVPYGGNVEGVKSAALLYFQQTPDYLSLAQTVTLAIIPNRPRGLVLGKNNAAVLRERNRWLQRFGAAGLFPAQDVADALLEPLDVQRHAAPTLAPHLSRRLVRQFPHAAIIRSSLQRSKQSKAEDLTLGYVRRLRELGITQAAVLVVNNRTRQVEAYVGSADFRDFASQGQNDGVVAVRSPGSTLKPFLYALAMDRGLVTPKQLLPDVPTNFQGYRPENFDKRCNGEVTLERALAYSLNIPAVRVLNQLGVPTFTEKLQQAGFQNVKRNRDQLGLSSILGGCGANLEELTGLYVTLADAGQYAPLQLTSFTKPKSATSLISESAAFLTTDILSQLTRPDLPLGAASSMRLPKVAWKTGTSYGRRDAWSIGYNREYTIGVWLGNFSGQGSPALTGADVATPLLFDLFNALAYNSPNDWFAPPAALDFRLVCTKSGLVPGENCPHQVIDYFLPSVSSGQRCQHQREVLVSEDGGFAYCRACAPAAGYRRELYPNLLPEVAAYKEAQGIPYRRLPPHNPQCQLVRGGPEKAPNITSPTANTEYVLNAHEQQQLLLSCTTDNEVRQVHWYVNDQFLRTARATERVFFRPQPGPLKISCADDHGRNTDVLVTVTELE; this is encoded by the coding sequence ATGAAACGCCGCCCCCTTTACCGCTTGCTGGCGGGCTTTGGCCTGTTGTTGCTGCTTCTGCTGGGGCTGGATTTTGCCTTTCCGGTGCCGCCGGCTCCGCAGTACTCGCCCCTGGTGCTGGCCGCCGACGGCTCGGTGCTGCACGCCTACCTCAACCCCACCCAGAAGTGGCGGATGAAAACCGAGCTGCGCGAGATTACGCCGGTGCTGCGGGCGGCCATCATCGAGAAAGAGGATCGGTGGTTTCGGTGGCATTTCGGAGTGAACCCCGTGGCGCTGGTGCAGGCGGCCGGGCGCAACCTGTTCGGCACGGGGCGCACCACCGGGGCCAGCACCATTACGATGCAGGTGGCCCGGCTGCTGGAACCCAAGGAGCGCACGTTGCCCAACAAGCTGCTGGAAATGGCCCGGGCCGTGCAGCTCGAATCACATTACAGCAAGGACGAAATCCTGCAGCTGTACCTGAACCTGGTGCCCTACGGCGGCAACGTGGAAGGCGTGAAATCGGCCGCGCTGCTCTACTTCCAGCAAACGCCCGACTACCTCTCTCTGGCCCAGACGGTGACGCTGGCCATCATCCCGAACCGGCCGCGGGGGCTGGTACTGGGCAAGAACAACGCGGCCGTGCTACGGGAGCGGAACCGGTGGCTACAGCGCTTCGGGGCGGCCGGGCTGTTTCCGGCGCAGGACGTGGCCGACGCGCTACTAGAGCCGCTGGATGTGCAGCGCCACGCCGCGCCCACCCTGGCCCCGCACCTGTCGCGGCGGCTGGTACGGCAGTTTCCGCACGCGGCCATCATCCGCAGCAGTTTGCAGCGCAGCAAGCAAAGCAAGGCCGAAGACCTCACGCTGGGCTACGTGCGCCGCCTGCGCGAGCTGGGCATCACGCAGGCGGCCGTGCTGGTGGTGAACAACCGCACCCGGCAGGTAGAAGCCTACGTGGGCTCGGCCGATTTCCGCGACTTCGCCAGCCAGGGCCAGAACGACGGCGTGGTGGCCGTCCGCTCGCCGGGCAGCACGCTCAAGCCGTTTCTGTACGCGCTGGCCATGGACCGGGGCCTCGTCACGCCCAAGCAACTGCTGCCCGACGTCCCCACCAACTTCCAGGGCTACCGGCCCGAGAACTTCGACAAGCGCTGCAATGGCGAAGTGACGCTGGAACGCGCCTTGGCCTACTCGCTCAACATCCCGGCCGTGCGCGTGCTCAACCAACTCGGCGTACCCACTTTCACCGAAAAGCTCCAGCAGGCCGGTTTCCAGAACGTGAAGCGCAACCGCGACCAGTTGGGCCTGAGCAGCATTCTGGGCGGCTGCGGCGCGAACTTGGAGGAACTAACGGGCTTGTATGTGACACTGGCCGATGCCGGGCAGTACGCGCCGTTGCAGCTGACATCCTTCACGAAGCCTAAGTCCGCAACATCCCTGATTTCCGAGTCGGCAGCCTTTCTCACCACCGACATCCTCAGCCAACTTACCCGCCCCGACCTCCCGCTGGGGGCCGCCAGCAGCATGCGGTTACCCAAAGTGGCCTGGAAAACCGGCACCAGCTACGGCCGCCGCGACGCCTGGAGCATCGGCTACAACCGGGAGTACACCATTGGCGTGTGGCTGGGCAACTTCAGCGGCCAGGGCAGCCCGGCCCTCACCGGGGCCGACGTGGCCACGCCGCTGCTGTTCGACCTGTTCAACGCCCTGGCCTACAACTCGCCCAACGACTGGTTTGCGCCCCCGGCGGCGCTGGACTTCCGGCTGGTGTGCACCAAAAGCGGCTTGGTGCCGGGCGAGAACTGCCCCCACCAAGTAATCGACTATTTCCTCCCCAGCGTGAGCAGCGGGCAGCGCTGCCAGCACCAGCGGGAGGTGCTGGTGTCAGAAGATGGCGGGTTTGCCTACTGCCGGGCCTGCGCGCCGGCGGCCGGCTACCGTCGGGAGTTATATCCGAATCTGCTACCGGAGGTAGCGGCTTATAAGGAGGCCCAGGGCATTCCGTACCGCCGCCTGCCGCCCCACAACCCACAGTGCCAGCTGGTGCGCGGCGGCCCCGAAAAAGCCCCCAACATCACCTCGCCCACCGCCAACACCGAGTACGTGCTCAACGCTCACGAGCAGCAACAGCTCCTACTGAGCTGTACCACCGACAACGAGGTACGTCAGGTGCACTGGTACGTGAACGACCAGTTTCTGCGCACGGCCCGGGCCACCGAGCGGGTCTTTTTCCGCCCGCAGCCCGGCCCGCTCAAAATCTCCTGCGCCGACGACCACGGCCGCAACACCGACGTGCTGGTGACGGTGACGGAGCTGGAGTAA